Proteins from a genomic interval of Lysobacter arenosi:
- the pbpC gene encoding penicillin-binding protein 1C: MKTLLVALSAFVAAMLLDLAFPLPLPDHNDDGAVVVAADGTPLRAFADRHGIWRYPVNAGQVSPLYLQALLNYEDRWFWKHPGINPVAMLRAGGQWLRSGRVVSGGSTLTMQVARILDPAIRTGTRTPWAKLRQLLRALQLEVHLSKQEILALYLQRAPFGGTVEGVEAASWAYLGKPASRLSHAEAALLTVLPQAPSRLRPDREPERARVARDKVLSRMQTMGVWSHEQVADARIEPVVARSLQPPLLAPLLAQRLRFERPQAARLESTLDPDLQRTLEERVSRYFSDLPARTSAALLVVDNTTLEARAYVGSVAFADASRLGHVDMVKAWRSPGSTLKPFLYGLALDDGLIHSESLLVDAPQSFGGYRPGNFDAAFNGPVSAAQALRLSLNVPAVDLLDRIGPARFSARLAHAGIRLQWPRGASPNLAMILGGTGAKLEDLVGAYAALNRDGVAGKVRYTTDAPRVDRRLMSPGAAWIVREILQANPRPGSAADTFDASGRPRVAWKTGTSYGFRDAWALGSTRRFTVGVWVGRPDGTPLPGQYGAVTALPLMFEVIDTLPRQRGDASPRTQPSTVENVEVCWPLGLPPDPQAPQLCQRRLQAWALEGSLPPTMAERDARLWNTGVERFEVDARSGLRLSGECAAPHVRVTRQLARWPVLASPWLPAQTREAARLPPLAADCVADGRDAVEELRIDGLADHATLARAPGSEHPVRLSLRALGSDVRIRWLLDGRLIGESSGAGAFVHDFGEPGAHTLTALADSGAWSRIQFSVLR, translated from the coding sequence CTGAAGACGTTGCTTGTGGCCCTGTCGGCATTCGTAGCCGCCATGCTGCTCGACCTCGCATTCCCCTTGCCCCTGCCAGACCACAACGACGACGGCGCCGTCGTGGTCGCCGCCGACGGAACGCCGCTGCGCGCATTCGCCGATCGCCATGGAATCTGGCGCTACCCGGTCAACGCCGGACAGGTTTCGCCGCTGTACCTGCAGGCACTGCTGAACTACGAGGACCGCTGGTTCTGGAAGCATCCCGGCATCAACCCGGTGGCGATGCTGCGCGCAGGCGGGCAGTGGCTGCGCAGCGGGCGGGTGGTCTCGGGCGGTTCGACGCTGACCATGCAGGTCGCACGCATCCTCGATCCGGCGATCCGCACCGGCACGCGCACGCCATGGGCGAAGCTGCGCCAGCTGTTGCGGGCACTGCAGCTGGAAGTGCATCTGTCCAAGCAGGAGATCCTCGCGCTGTACCTGCAACGCGCGCCATTTGGCGGCACCGTCGAAGGCGTCGAGGCGGCCAGCTGGGCGTACCTGGGCAAACCGGCGTCGCGCCTGTCGCACGCCGAGGCGGCGCTGCTGACGGTGCTGCCGCAAGCGCCCAGCCGCCTGCGACCGGATCGGGAGCCCGAACGCGCACGCGTCGCCCGGGACAAGGTGCTGTCGCGCATGCAGACCATGGGCGTGTGGTCGCACGAACAGGTTGCCGACGCTCGCATCGAGCCTGTGGTCGCGCGATCGTTGCAACCGCCGCTGCTGGCGCCGCTGCTAGCACAGCGTCTGCGCTTTGAGCGCCCGCAGGCGGCGCGACTCGAATCGACCCTCGACCCGGACCTGCAGCGCACGCTGGAAGAGCGGGTCAGCCGCTATTTCTCCGACCTGCCCGCGCGCACGTCGGCAGCACTGCTGGTGGTCGACAACACCACGCTGGAGGCGCGTGCCTACGTCGGTTCGGTCGCGTTCGCCGACGCCAGCCGACTGGGCCACGTCGACATGGTCAAGGCCTGGCGTTCGCCCGGCTCGACGCTGAAGCCGTTCCTGTATGGATTGGCGCTCGACGACGGCCTGATCCATTCCGAAAGCCTGCTGGTGGATGCGCCGCAGTCGTTCGGCGGCTACCGGCCAGGCAATTTCGATGCGGCGTTCAACGGCCCGGTCAGCGCCGCGCAGGCCCTGCGGCTGTCGTTGAACGTGCCTGCCGTGGACCTGCTCGATCGGATCGGGCCGGCGCGCTTCTCCGCGCGCCTGGCGCATGCGGGCATCCGCCTGCAGTGGCCGCGTGGTGCCTCGCCCAATCTGGCGATGATCCTCGGCGGCACCGGGGCGAAACTCGAGGACCTGGTCGGCGCCTACGCCGCGCTCAACCGCGACGGTGTCGCCGGCAAGGTGCGCTACACCACGGATGCCCCACGTGTGGACCGGCGCCTGATGTCACCGGGAGCGGCCTGGATCGTGCGCGAAATTCTCCAAGCCAATCCGCGTCCGGGCAGCGCCGCCGATACGTTCGACGCAAGCGGCCGGCCGCGGGTCGCCTGGAAGACCGGCACCAGCTATGGCTTCCGCGACGCCTGGGCGCTCGGCAGCACGCGCCGCTTCACCGTGGGCGTATGGGTCGGTCGACCGGACGGGACGCCGTTGCCCGGGCAGTACGGCGCGGTGACGGCATTGCCGCTGATGTTCGAAGTGATCGACACGCTGCCGCGCCAACGCGGCGATGCATCGCCGCGGACGCAGCCGTCCACCGTCGAAAACGTCGAGGTGTGCTGGCCGCTGGGCCTGCCACCGGACCCGCAGGCACCGCAGCTGTGCCAGCGTCGCCTGCAGGCATGGGCGCTGGAGGGTTCATTGCCACCGACGATGGCAGAGCGCGATGCACGCCTGTGGAACACCGGTGTCGAGCGATTCGAGGTGGATGCGCGCAGTGGCCTTCGCTTGTCGGGCGAATGTGCCGCGCCGCATGTGCGAGTGACGCGCCAGCTGGCGCGCTGGCCGGTGCTGGCCTCGCCGTGGCTGCCGGCACAAACCCGCGAGGCGGCGCGATTGCCGCCGCTGGCAGCCGATTGCGTGGCCGACGGCCGTGACGCGGTCGAAGAGCTGCGAATCGACGGTCTGGCCGATCACGCGACGCTGGCGCGTGCGCCCGGCAGCGAGCATCCGGTGCGATTGTCGTTGCGTGCACTGGGCAGCGATGTGCGTATTCGCTGGTTGCTGGACGGTCGCCTGATCGGCGAGTCCAGCGGTGCCGGTGCGTTCGTGCACGACTTCGGCGAGCCTGGCGCGCACACGCTGACGGCACTGGCCGACAGCGGTGCGTGGTCGCGAATACAGTTCAGTGTGCTGCGCTAG
- a CDS encoding peroxiredoxin — MTIQIGDHIPEVTLQRIREGVETLDTNALFDGRNIVLFAVPGAFTPTCSEKHLPGFVQHFDEFRSQGVEVACMSVNDPFVMQAWGQSQHVPEGLMMLADGNGDFARALGLELDASAYGMGRRARRFSLYAEDGVVKLLNVEAPGEFRVSSAEHMLSQLKQDL, encoded by the coding sequence ATGACCATCCAGATCGGCGATCACATCCCCGAGGTAACCCTGCAGCGCATTCGCGAAGGCGTCGAAACCCTCGACACCAATGCCCTGTTCGACGGTCGCAACATCGTCCTGTTCGCGGTGCCCGGTGCCTTCACGCCGACCTGCTCGGAGAAGCACCTGCCCGGCTTCGTCCAGCACTTCGACGAGTTCCGCAGCCAGGGTGTCGAAGTGGCCTGCATGTCGGTCAATGACCCGTTCGTGATGCAGGCCTGGGGCCAGAGCCAGCACGTGCCCGAGGGTCTGATGATGCTCGCCGACGGCAACGGCGACTTCGCCCGCGCACTCGGCCTGGAACTGGACGCCAGCGCCTACGGCATGGGCCGCCGCGCCCGTCGCTTCTCGCTGTACGCCGAGGACGGCGTGGTGAAGCTGCTCAACGTCGAGGCACCGGGCGAGTTCCGCGTGTCATCGGCCGAGCACATGCTGTCCCAGCTCAAGCAGGACCTGTGA
- a CDS encoding DnaJ C-terminal domain-containing protein — MQFKDYYETLGVEPSAGEAEIKTAYRRLARKFHPDVSKEAGAEEKFKAINEAYEALRDPQKRAAYDQLRARGYRPGDEVQPPPGGFGGGGYGGGVDFDEIFAGGGAGGGFSDFFESMFGRGRTGGFGQRGAQPRGDTRAKLAVSLETVHDGGSVRISVNDRTLDVRIPKGIRPGQVIRLGGQGAQGDLLLEIEYAAHPQFEVDGRNVIYVLPVAPWEAALGAAVSVPTLGGAVELKIPANSEAGRKLRLRGRGLPGDASGKVAAGDQLVELEVLAPRAQDDAQRQAYETMREAFGDDWRRA; from the coding sequence ATGCAGTTCAAGGATTATTACGAGACCCTGGGCGTCGAGCCCAGCGCCGGTGAAGCCGAGATCAAGACGGCCTATCGCCGGCTCGCCCGCAAGTTCCATCCGGACGTCAGCAAGGAAGCCGGCGCCGAGGAAAAGTTCAAGGCGATCAACGAAGCCTACGAAGCACTGCGCGACCCGCAGAAGCGCGCGGCCTACGACCAGCTGCGCGCGCGCGGCTATCGCCCCGGCGACGAGGTGCAGCCTCCGCCGGGCGGGTTCGGTGGCGGCGGCTACGGCGGCGGCGTCGACTTCGACGAGATTTTCGCCGGCGGTGGTGCCGGCGGCGGCTTCAGCGATTTCTTCGAGAGCATGTTCGGACGCGGTCGCACCGGTGGTTTCGGCCAGCGCGGTGCACAGCCGCGCGGCGACACGCGCGCGAAGCTCGCCGTGTCGCTGGAAACCGTCCATGACGGTGGCAGCGTGCGCATCTCGGTCAACGATCGCACGCTCGATGTGCGCATTCCCAAGGGCATCCGTCCCGGCCAGGTGATCCGCCTGGGCGGGCAGGGCGCGCAAGGGGACCTGTTGCTGGAGATCGAATACGCCGCCCACCCGCAGTTCGAAGTCGACGGTCGCAACGTGATTTACGTGCTGCCGGTGGCGCCGTGGGAAGCGGCGTTGGGAGCCGCGGTCAGCGTGCCGACCCTGGGCGGTGCGGTCGAACTGAAGATTCCCGCCAACTCCGAGGCCGGCCGCAAGTTGCGCCTGCGCGGACGCGGGTTGCCCGGCGATGCATCGGGCAAGGTGGCGGCGGGCGATCAGCTGGTCGAGCTGGAAGTGCTCGCGCCACGCGCGCAGGACGACGCGCAGCGGCAAGCGTACGAAACGATGCGTGAGGCATTCGGCGACGACTGGCGTCGCGCTTGA
- the pilH gene encoding twitching motility response regulator PilH gives MARILIVDDSPSQLMGIRRIVEKLGHEALTAEDGAAGVEAAKRELPDMVLMDVVMPNLNGFQATRSICRDPSTSHIPVVLVTTKDQDTDRVWGMRQGAKAYITKPFSESDLADIIAQMIPA, from the coding sequence ATGGCGCGCATTCTGATCGTCGACGACTCGCCGTCGCAGTTGATGGGCATCCGTCGCATCGTCGAGAAGCTTGGCCACGAAGCATTGACGGCCGAGGACGGCGCCGCAGGGGTGGAAGCGGCCAAGCGCGAGCTTCCGGACATGGTGTTGATGGACGTGGTCATGCCCAACCTCAACGGGTTCCAGGCAACGCGTTCGATCTGCCGCGACCCGAGCACGTCGCACATCCCGGTCGTGCTGGTCACCACCAAGGACCAGGACACCGACCGCGTCTGGGGCATGCGCCAGGGCGCCAAGGCCTACATCACCAAGCCCTTCAGCGAGAGCGACCTGGCCGACATCATCGCCCAGATGATTCCGGCCTGA
- a CDS encoding YhdH/YhfP family quinone oxidoreductase — MTMPTSFNAFRIHNDDAGYRSGIEQIALDDLAAGEVVIRTAYSSVNFKDALAGTGQGKILRRFPLVGGIDVAGHVVASTDPAFREGDEVLVTGCGLSETRDGGYGQYARLESKWVIPLPKGLSLRESMILGTAGFTAALALLRMTENRQTPELGPLAVTGASGGVGSLALDIFSRAGFEVHAVSGKAEHADYLKAIGASQVLGRDALATTRPMETARFGGGLDNVGGPMLASLLAQTTPYGNVASAGLAASPDLDATVMPFIIRGVSLLGVASAGTARDIREAVWQHLASDWKPRHLDRICMREVRLEQLPEVFASMLAGGSLGRTVVAVA; from the coding sequence ATGACGATGCCGACTTCCTTCAACGCCTTCCGCATCCACAACGACGACGCCGGTTATCGCAGCGGCATCGAGCAGATCGCGCTCGACGACCTGGCGGCGGGCGAAGTCGTCATCAGGACCGCCTACTCCTCGGTCAACTTCAAGGACGCGCTCGCCGGCACCGGTCAGGGCAAGATCCTGCGGCGCTTTCCTCTGGTCGGTGGCATCGACGTCGCCGGCCATGTGGTTGCGTCGACCGATCCGGCGTTTCGCGAAGGCGATGAAGTGCTGGTCACCGGTTGCGGACTCAGCGAGACCCGCGATGGCGGCTATGGACAGTACGCGCGACTGGAATCGAAGTGGGTGATCCCGCTGCCCAAGGGCCTGAGCCTGCGCGAGAGCATGATCCTGGGCACCGCCGGATTCACCGCCGCGCTGGCGCTGCTGCGCATGACCGAGAACCGGCAGACGCCCGAGCTCGGCCCGCTCGCCGTCACCGGTGCCAGCGGCGGCGTCGGTTCGCTGGCGCTGGACATCTTCAGCCGTGCCGGATTCGAAGTGCATGCAGTCAGCGGCAAGGCCGAGCACGCCGATTACCTCAAGGCCATCGGCGCCAGCCAGGTGCTCGGGCGCGATGCCCTCGCCACCACGCGGCCCATGGAGACGGCGCGGTTCGGTGGCGGACTCGACAACGTCGGCGGACCGATGCTGGCCAGCCTGCTGGCGCAGACCACGCCGTACGGCAACGTCGCCAGCGCCGGACTCGCCGCCTCGCCCGATCTCGACGCAACCGTGATGCCGTTCATCATTCGCGGCGTTTCCCTGCTCGGCGTCGCTTCGGCAGGCACCGCCCGCGACATCCGCGAAGCGGTATGGCAGCACCTGGCAAGCGACTGGAAGCCGCGCCACCTCGATCGCATCTGCATGCGCGAAGTACGCCTGGAACAGCTGCCTGAGGTTTTCGCCTCGATGCTGGCAGGCGGTTCGCTCGGACGGACGGTGGTAGCGGTAGCCTGA
- a CDS encoding TIGR00730 family Rossman fold protein: protein MKNVCVYCGSNAGAKPIYTERAIALGTELAKRGLGLVYGGGNVGLMGVVADAVLAAGGEVIGVIPEQLVNWEVAHKGVTKLEVVGSMHERKARMFDLSDGFIAMPGGFGTLDEMFEMLTWRQLGIGDKPCTFLDVDGFYEPLIAMLDRMVTERFLHPDQRDDLWHGDDIGAMLTWMQAYQPAAASKWMDEKRRKALR, encoded by the coding sequence ATGAAGAACGTCTGCGTCTACTGCGGCTCCAATGCCGGAGCCAAGCCGATCTACACCGAGCGCGCGATTGCCCTGGGCACCGAGCTGGCCAAGCGCGGGCTGGGGCTCGTCTACGGTGGCGGCAATGTCGGCCTGATGGGCGTGGTCGCCGACGCCGTGCTTGCCGCGGGCGGCGAAGTGATTGGCGTGATTCCCGAGCAGCTGGTCAACTGGGAGGTCGCGCACAAGGGCGTGACCAAACTCGAAGTGGTCGGTTCGATGCACGAGCGCAAGGCGCGCATGTTCGACCTGTCGGACGGGTTCATCGCGATGCCGGGCGGTTTCGGCACGCTCGACGAAATGTTCGAGATGCTCACCTGGCGCCAGCTGGGCATCGGCGACAAGCCCTGCACTTTCCTCGACGTGGACGGCTTCTACGAGCCGCTGATCGCGATGCTGGACCGCATGGTCACCGAACGCTTCCTGCATCCGGACCAGCGCGACGACCTGTGGCACGGCGACGATATCGGCGCGATGCTGACGTGGATGCAGGCATACCAGCCCGCGGCCGCATCGAAGTGGATGGATGAGAAGCGGCGCAAGGCGCTGCGGTAG
- a CDS encoding class I SAM-dependent methyltransferase, with protein MADANPIRNVSDTAAWVAVYRAMESDRPDAIFRDPYARRLAGERGQAIVDAMPQGASMSWPMVVRTAVMDEIILRCVQEGAKTVLNLAAGLDARAYRLPLPATLRWLHVDLPEMVDYFRRHMASETPHCEVEFIAADLRERAVRQQVLAHAAGQGPLLVITEGLLIYLESENVAELAADLHDLAQARWWLTDLASPRLLKFLEKRWSPKLREGNAPFRFGPAEGTAFFAPFGWTEAEFRSSWTESIRLNRTAPHAWLWKLLRLLQPKRLREEMVRMSGIVLLRAR; from the coding sequence ATGGCCGACGCAAATCCGATCCGTAACGTCTCCGACACCGCCGCGTGGGTGGCGGTCTATCGGGCGATGGAAAGCGACCGGCCGGACGCGATCTTCCGCGATCCGTATGCACGTCGCCTCGCCGGCGAGCGCGGCCAGGCCATCGTCGACGCGATGCCGCAAGGCGCCTCGATGAGCTGGCCGATGGTAGTGCGCACGGCCGTGATGGACGAGATCATCCTGCGCTGCGTGCAGGAGGGTGCGAAAACCGTCCTCAACCTGGCCGCCGGCCTGGACGCGCGCGCCTATCGCCTGCCGTTGCCGGCGACCTTGCGCTGGCTGCACGTCGACCTGCCGGAAATGGTCGACTACTTCCGCCGGCACATGGCGAGCGAAACGCCGCACTGCGAAGTCGAGTTCATTGCCGCGGACCTGCGCGAACGCGCGGTGCGCCAGCAGGTCCTGGCGCACGCGGCGGGGCAAGGTCCGCTGCTGGTGATCACCGAGGGCTTGCTGATCTACCTGGAGTCCGAGAATGTCGCCGAGCTCGCCGCCGACCTGCATGACCTGGCGCAGGCAAGGTGGTGGCTGACCGACCTGGCTTCGCCGCGATTGCTGAAGTTCCTCGAGAAGCGCTGGTCGCCGAAGCTGCGCGAGGGCAACGCCCCGTTCCGGTTCGGTCCGGCCGAAGGCACTGCGTTCTTCGCGCCGTTCGGCTGGACGGAAGCCGAGTTCCGCTCCAGTTGGACCGAATCAATACGCCTCAACCGCACCGCGCCGCATGCGTGGCTGTGGAAGCTCCTGCGGCTGCTGCAACCGAAGCGGTTGCGCGAGGAGATGGTGCGCATGTCCGGCATCGTCCTGCTGCGCGCGCGATGA
- the sucB gene encoding dihydrolipoyllysine-residue succinyltransferase, with product MSTEIKVPVLPESVSDATIATWHKKVGDAVKRDENLVDLETDKVVLEVPSPVDGVLKEIKFPEGTTVNSEQLIAIVEAGAVAAAPAAPAAAAAAPAAAPAAAPAAAAPVAAKAAPAASAAADLPPGARFTAVTQGIDPAQVEGTGRRGAVTKEDLVNYASGKGVGAAGGARPEERVPMTRIRARIAERLMQSKNSIAMLTSFNEVNLGKVMAMRKELGEQFEKANGIKLGFMSFFAKAAANALQKYPVVNASVDGNDVIYHGYADISIAVSTDKGLVTPVLRNVERMGFADIEKGIADYAKKARDGKLGLDDLQGGTFTITNGGTFGSLMSTPIVNPPQSAILGMHAIKERAIVENGQVIAAPMMYIALSYDHRIIDGKEAVLFLVDIKNQLENPHRMLLGM from the coding sequence ATGAGCACCGAGATCAAAGTTCCCGTTCTGCCCGAATCCGTCTCCGACGCCACCATCGCGACCTGGCACAAGAAAGTCGGCGACGCGGTCAAGCGCGACGAGAACCTGGTTGACCTGGAAACCGACAAGGTCGTCCTGGAAGTCCCCTCGCCGGTCGACGGCGTGCTGAAGGAAATCAAGTTTCCGGAAGGCACCACTGTCAACAGCGAGCAGCTGATCGCCATCGTCGAAGCGGGCGCCGTCGCCGCTGCACCTGCCGCTCCGGCAGCTGCTGCCGCCGCGCCTGCGGCAGCGCCTGCTGCGGCACCGGCTGCGGCCGCGCCTGTCGCGGCCAAGGCCGCTCCCGCTGCCTCGGCTGCTGCCGACCTGCCGCCGGGCGCGCGCTTCACCGCCGTCACCCAGGGCATCGATCCGGCACAGGTCGAAGGCACCGGCCGTCGCGGCGCGGTGACCAAGGAAGACCTGGTCAACTACGCCTCGGGCAAGGGCGTCGGCGCTGCCGGCGGCGCGCGTCCGGAAGAGCGCGTGCCGATGACCCGCATCCGCGCCCGCATCGCCGAGCGCCTGATGCAGTCGAAGAACTCGATCGCCATGCTGACCTCGTTCAACGAGGTCAACCTGGGCAAGGTCATGGCCATGCGCAAGGAGCTGGGCGAGCAGTTCGAGAAGGCCAACGGCATCAAGCTCGGCTTCATGAGCTTCTTCGCCAAGGCCGCCGCCAACGCGCTGCAGAAGTACCCGGTGGTCAACGCCTCGGTCGACGGCAACGACGTGATCTACCACGGTTATGCCGACATCTCGATCGCCGTGTCGACCGACAAGGGCCTGGTCACGCCGGTGCTGCGCAATGTCGAGCGCATGGGCTTTGCCGACATCGAGAAGGGCATTGCCGACTACGCCAAGAAGGCGCGCGACGGCAAGCTCGGCCTCGACGACCTGCAGGGCGGCACCTTCACCATCACCAACGGCGGCACCTTCGGTTCGCTGATGTCGACGCCGATCGTCAACCCGCCGCAGTCGGCGATCCTGGGCATGCACGCCATCAAGGAGCGCGCGATCGTCGAGAACGGCCAGGTCATCGCCGCGCCGATGATGTACATCGCGCTGTCGTACGACCATCGCATCATCGACGGCAAGGAAGCGGTGCTGTTCCTGGTCGACATCAAGAACCAGCTCGAGAATCCGCACCGGATGCTGCTGGGCATGTAA